The proteins below come from a single Eucalyptus grandis isolate ANBG69807.140 chromosome 3, ASM1654582v1, whole genome shotgun sequence genomic window:
- the LOC104437752 gene encoding BURP domain protein RD22, whose amino-acid sequence MEFILLRVLASLTVILATSHAALTPELYWKSKLPNTQMPKSIKDMLQQQSDFMEDKSTSVGVGTGGVNVDAGKGKPGGTKVGVGNGGVGVDTGKPGKGTSVGVGKGGVAVHTGPKGKPVYVGVKPGPSPFNYIYAATETQLRDDRNVALFFMEKDLKPGTTLSLHFTKTSNSATFLPREEAKTLPFSSDKISDILDHFSVAPGSVEAEMMKDTIKECEEPGIKGEEKYCTTSLESMIDYTRTRLGNNLKAVSTEVKKETQLEKFTIKEGVRRIAADKSVVCHKQNYAYAVFYCHKTQDTRFYMVPMKGADGTEAKAIAACHTDTSAWNPKHLAFQVLKVKPGTVPVCHFLPEDHIVWFHN is encoded by the exons ATGGAGTTCATACTCCTGCGTGTCCTAGCTTCTCTCACG GTGATTCTGGCGACTTCCCATGCGGCTTTAACTCCCGAACTATACTGGAAGTCAAAGTTACCCAACACGCAAATGCCAAAATCCATCAAGGACATGCTACAACAACAGTCAG ACTTCATGGAAGACAAGAGCACCTCAGTTGGCGTAGGCACAGGTGGAGTGAACGTTGATGCCGGCAAGGGAAAGCCTGGCGGAACCAAAGTTGGCGTCGGGAATGGTGGAGTCGGAGTCGACACGGGGAAGCCCGGAAAGGGGACCAGTGTCGGAGTTGGCAAAGGAGGAGTCGCCGTGCACACAGGACCCAAGGGCAAGCCCGTTTATGTCGGGGTCAAGCCCGGACCCAGTCCGTTCAACTACATCTACGCCGCAACCGAGACCCAACTTCGTGATGATCGAAACGTGGcccttttcttcatggaaaaaGACCTAAAACCCGGAACGACACTGTCTTTGCACTTCACCAAGACTTCGAACTCGGCCACTTTCTTGCCCCGCGAAGAAGCAAAAACCCTACCATTTTCATCTGACAAGATATCTGATATCCTGGACCACTTTTCCGTGGCGCCCGGATCAGTGGAAGCCGAAATGATGAAGGACACTATTAAGGAGTGTGAAGAACCAGGCATTAAGGGAGAGGAAAAATACTGCACAACCTCATTGGAGTCCATGATTGACTACACCAGGACCAGGCTTGGAAACAATCTGAAGGCTGTCTCTACAGAGGTGAAAAAAGAGACCCAGTTGGAGAAATTCACCATCAAAGAAGGAGTAAGAAGAATTGCAGCAGATAAATCAGTGGTGTGCCACAAGCAAAACTATGCATATGCTGTCTTCTACTGCCACAAGACTCAAGACACTCGGTTCTACATGGTCCCGATGAAGGGCGCCGACGGGACAGAAGCGAAGGCCATCGCCGCTTGCCACACCGACACGTCAGCATGGAACCCGAAACACTTGGCCTTCCAAGTGCTCAAGGTTAAGCCAGGGACTGTGCCTGTTTGCCATTTCCTTCCTGAGGACCACATTGTGTGGTTTCACAACTAG
- the LOC104437751 gene encoding helicase and polymerase-containing protein TEBICHI has product MASGSPRDRIDQFFASKKRKSSSPHPKSRRAENNEFIRGHGSVKRNLLQNAEKNLKPENKQVQLSAELPKAEEAAQKEASHSSSELEHAVADATTKDCLLPANGTENSELKQFANDFLSLYCSEIQSRLPADGISNVKRRDNPSKLDKESQRSNKRFQMTGQSQVADDYSFHKGKATLERVPCSVSETRKHACDSFKEEPVVDNLIELQASSKKCKQAPPSTIGVIGCSTPVSLVVNPSANKTPSSTSGSSMFSPGEAFWSEAIKLADGFCAPANHSISEAFKEDHLVEKVCRLDRSDHEENKGTLHDRSNRVYCKKTITSESVEKHTPGSVKKVSPLPVKHFDFSCEDKNLDKVIVNSSDPQSSTAVTCRDDNQPDCESVGPKGLRSTSMLARCSNGQKIEEIRKNQPMDPSYTLMKRKADLFSQDDSSKSDSPMYHLKDLSADHRNGEACTPSSMHNKDILDISNWLPPAISSLYRKKGILRLYQWQVDCLQVEGVLQRKNLVYCASTSAGKSFVAEILMLRRVLSTGKIALLVLPYVSICTEKAEHLEALLEPLGRHVRSYYGSQGGGTLPKDTSVAVCTIEKANSLLNRLLEEGRLSEIGIVVIDELHMVGDQSRGYLLELMLTKLRYAAGEGNSDSSSGESSNTSSGKADPARGLQIVGMSATMPNVAAVADWLQAALYQTDFRPVPLEEFIKVRNTIYNKKMDIIRTISKAAELGGKDPDHIVELCNEVVQEGHSVLIFCSSRKGCESTARHVAKFLQKFSVNLLNSDGFTDVASAIDALRRSPAGLDPILEETLPSGVAYHHAGLTVEEREIVETCYRRGLLRVLTATSTLAAGVNLPARRVIFRQPRIGCDFIDGTRYKQMAGRAGRTGIDTKGESILICRSEEVKRIVALLNESCPPLSSCLSEDKNGMTHAILEVVAGGIVQTANDINRYVRCTLLNSTKPFQEVVKSAQDSLRWLCHKKFLEWNEETKLYSTTPLGRAAFGSSLSPDDSLIVLEDLSRAREGFVLASDLHLVYLVTPTNVDVEPDWELYYQRFMELSALDQSVGNRVGVSEPFLMRMAHGAPMRTVGRWRDNTKGSHCKLQKQSGISNNHVPPDEKAFRVCKRFYVALILARLVQEAPVAEVCEAYKVARGMVQALQENAGRFASMVSVFCERLGWHDLEGLVGKFQNRVSFGVRAEIVELTNIPYVKGSRARVLYKAGLRTPLAIAEASTSEIVKALFEYSSWAAEESSAQRRLQLGVAKKIKNGARKIVLDKAEEARIAAFSAFQSLGLDITQFSRPVPTMMGDHMGQGHMRMSSGVKSTNNTSGVKSAEHVLPVAIVGESKKSDTIAETQREMLETKSFVGSNASETVMLTSGLANYHAANLPPFPAEKPVAVGDEPNVATICGKDADTTPSILVESYGDKNQNSVGTDAHVDHGVQIPTSSVQNKDCSDKGPVTAANTPGGIDAFLDLWDATNEFYFDIHYAKRKEVNSVVQFEICGLAVCWENSPVYYVNLPKDLMRTIETKSSYLSTSSTANESSLQHARLESIKIRWNRICGIMGKRSVRKFTWNLKVQIQVFRNSAVSIQRISRPYLAGKDMGPEIIDNSYLVLPPVDVNDGIDICVVAWILWPDEERSSCPNLEKEVKKRLPSEVAAAAHRCGRWKNQMRKSAHDGCCRRVAQTRSLRSVLWKLLIDEELFEPLMMIEVPLVKVLADMELWGIGVDLEGCLQAHNILGQKLRHLEKEAYRLAGVTFSLYAAADIANVLYRHLKLPVPEVSGKGKQHPSTDKHCLDLLRNEHPIIPIIKEHRTLAKLRNCTLGSICSLSRLSTSTQKYTLHGHWLQTSTATGRLSMEEPNLQCVEHMVEFKMNTDKTAVEDGADHHRINAREFIIPTQENWLLLTADYSQIELRLMAHFSEDAFLIELLSKPDGDVFKMIAARWTGKTIDAVSSQERDQTKRMVYGIIYGMGAKTLAEQLDCTPDEATEKIQSFKASFPGVASWLREAVSSCRQKGYVETLKGRKRFLSKIKFGNSKEKSKAQRQAVNSICQGSAADIIKIAMMNIHSVILGVEFDSSFLPETNFHMLKGQCRILLQVHDELVLEVDPTVLKDAALLLQRSMENAVSLRVPLNVKLKVGRTWGSLEPFCTENPEQVVVGGS; this is encoded by the exons ATGGCGTCCGGTTCGCCTCGGGATCGCATAGACCAG TTTTTCGCCtcgaagaaaaggaaatcctCCTCTCCTCATCCAAAATCACGGAGGGCCGAAAATAATGAG TTCATCAGGGGTCATGGTTCAGTTAAGCGGAATCTGTTGCAGAATGCGGAGAAAAACTTGAAGCCTGAAAATAAGCAAGTACAGTTATCTGCTGAACTGCCTAAGGCCGAGGAAGCTGCTCAGAAGGAAGCATCTCACAGTTCATCTGAGCTGGAGCATGCTGTGGCTGATGCTACTACAAAAGATTGCCTCTTGCCTGCAAATGGCACAGAAAACTCGGAACTTAAACAGTTTGCCAATGATTTCTTGTCATTATACTGCAG TGAAATCCAATCAAGGTTACCAGCAGATGGAATTTCTAATGTTAAGAGACGCGATAACCCATCTAAACTTGATAAGGAATCACAGAGATCCAATAAGAGGTTTCAAATGACTGGTCAATCACAAGTAGCTGATGATTACAGTTTCCACAAAGGAAAGGCTACGTTAGAAAGGGTTCCATGTTCAGTTTCTGAAACCAGGAAACATGCATGCGATTCTTTTAAAGAG GAACCTGTTGTGGACAATCTCATTGAGCTTCAAGCAAGCTCGAAGAAATGCAAACAAGCACCTCCATCAACTATAGGTGTGATTGGGTGCTCCACACCTGTCTCACTTGTTGTAAATCCCTCTGCCAATAAGACCCCTAGTTCAACATCTGGAAGCTCTATGTTTTCCCCTGGCGAAGCATTTTGGAGTGAAGCAATTAAGCTTGCTGATGGTTTTTGTGCTCCTGCAAACCATTCTATTTCTGAAGCTTTTAAGGAAGATCACCTCGTGGAAAAAGTCTGTCGACTGGACAGATCAGATCATGAGGAGAACAAGGGAACACTACATGATAGGAGCAACAGAGTCTACTGTAAGAAAACTATTACATCAGAATCAGTAGAGAAGCACACACCAGGCTCTGTGAAAAAAGTCTCCCCTTTGCCAGTCAAgcattttgacttttcttgcgAGGACAAGAACTTGGATAAAGTCATTGTCAATAGTTCTGATCCACAGTCTTCGACAGCTGTAACCTGCAGGGATGACAATCAGCCTGATTGTGAATCTGTAGGTCCGAAAGGTCTTCGGAGTACAAGTATGTTAGCTCGCTGTAGCAATGGACAGAAGATAGAAGAGATTCGTAAGAATCAACCAATGGATCCATCGTACacattaatgaaaagaaaagcagatTTATTTAGTCAAGATGACAGCTCCAAATCTGATTCGCCAATGTATCATCTGAAGGATTTGTCTGCTGATCATCGAAATGGTGAAGCTTGTACTCCAAGTAGTATGCACAACAAAGATATTCTTGACATTAGCAATTGGCTTCCTCCTGCAATAAGCAGCTTATATAGGAAGAAAGGAATACTCAGGTTATACCAGTGGCAG GTTGACTGCCTTCAGGTTGAGGGTGTGTTGCAGAGAAAGAATCTTGTTTATTGTGCATCTACGAG TGCTGGTAAAAGTTTTGTTGCTGAAATTTTGATGTTGCGAAGAGTCTTGTCAACTGGGAAAATCGCACTACTAGTTCTTCCTTATGTTTCTATTTGTACAGAGAAG GCAGAACACCTTGAAGCCCTTTTGGAACCACTAGGTAGGCATGTGCGAAGTTACTATGGAAGTCAAGGTGGTGGAACACTTCCTAAGGACACTTCAGTGGCTGTTTGCACTATAGAAAAGGCGAATTCCTTGTTAAATAGGCTGCTGGAGGAGGGTCGTCTATCAGAAATTGGAATTGTGGTTATAGATGAACTGCATATG GTTGGTGACCAAAGCAGGGGTTATCTTTTGGAACTTATGTTGACAAAGCTCCGCTATGCTGCTGGTGAAGGCAACTCTGACTCAAGCAGCGGAGAAAGCTCAAATACTAGCAGTGGTAAAGCTGACCCTGCTCGCGGATTGCAAATTGTGGGTATGAGTGCGACTATGCCAAATGTGGCAGCAGTTGCCGATTGGCTTCAG GCTGCATTATACCAGACGGACTTTCGACCAGTTCCATTGGAGGAATTTATTAAGGTACGGAATACCATTTATAACAAGAAGATGGACATAATCAGAACAATTTCAAAAGCAGCTGAGCTTGGTGGTAAAGATCCAGATCACATTGTAGAACTTTGCAATGAG GTTGTTCAAGAAGGTCATTCAGTCTTAATATTTTGCTCAAGTCGTAAAGGCTGTGAATCAACTGCAAGACATGTCGCCAAGTTTCTGCAGAAGTTCTCTGTCAATCTTCTGAATTCTGATGGGTTTACTGATGTTGCTTCCGCTATAGATGCCTTGAGAAGGAGCCCTGCTGGATTGGACCCTATATTAGAAGAGACTCTTCCTTCTGGTGTTGCTTACCACCATGCTGGCCTTACG gttgaagaaagagagatagtTGAGACCTGTTACCGGAGAGGCCTTCTGCGTGTCTTGACTGCCACATCTACCTTAGCTGCTGGGGTCAACCTTCCAGCCAGGAGGGTCATTTTCCGGCAACCCAGAATTGGCTGTGATTTTATCGATGGGACTAGGTACAAGCAGATGGCTGGTCGAGCTGGTCGGACTGGTATAGATACCAAGGGTGAAAGT ATCCTTATTTGCAGATCGGAAGAGGTTAAAAGAATTGTTGCCCTTCTGAATGAAAGCTGTCCACCATTGAGCTCTTGTCTATCTGAGGACAAAAATGGAATGACTCATGCAATCTTAGAAGTTGTTGCTGGTGGGATAGTTCAAACTGCTAATGATATCAATCGATATGTCAGGTGTACCCTTCTCAATTCTACAAAACCATTTCAAGAAGTGGTTAAATCAGCACAGGATTCTCTCCGATGGTTGTGTCACAAAAAGTTTCTTGAATGGAATGAGGAAACCAAGTTATACAGTACAACTCCTCTTGGGCGTGCTGCTTTTGGAAGTTCTCTCTCACCAGATGACTCACTG ATTGTACTGGAGGATCTTTCCAGAGCTAGAGAAGGATTTGTGCTTGCATCTGATCTAcatttagtttatttagttaCCCCAACCAATGTTGATGTTGAGCCAGATTGGGAACTTTACTATCAGAGGTTCATGGAATTGTCTGCTCTGGATCAG TCAGTTGGGAATCGAGTTGGAGTGTCTGAACCCTTCTTGATGCGTATGGCACATGGTGCTCCTATGCGCACCGTAGGCAGATGGAGGGATAATACAAAAGGATCACATTGTAAATTGCAAAAGCAGTCCGGAATCTCAAACAACCATGTGCCTCCAGATGAGAAAGCATTTCGAGTGTGTAAACGATTTTATGTTGCTCTCATTTTGGCAAGATTAGTGCAG GAAGCTCCTGTGGCTGAAGTTTGTGAAGCGTATAAAGTGGCCCGAGGAATGGTTCAAGCTTTACAAGAAAATGCAGGTCGATTTGCTTCAATGGTTTCTGTATTCTGTGAGCGGCTTGGATGGCATGATCTAGAGGGCTTGGTTGGCAAGTTCCAAAATCGTGTCTCTTTTGGAGTCAGAGCAGAGATTGTAGAGCTTACGAACATCCCATATGTTAAG GGATCTCGAGCTAGAGTACTGTATAAAGCTGGCCTGCGTACACCTTTAGCAATTGCAGAGGCTTCCACTTCTGAAATAGTAAAAGCTCTGTTTGAATATTCTTCATGGGCTGCTGAAG AAAGCTCAGCACAAAGGCGCTTACAATTAGGAGttgctaaaaaaataaagaatgggGCACGCAAGATTGTTCTAGATAAAGCCGAGGAGGCAAGAATTGCTGCCTTCTCTGCCTTCCAGTCTCTTGGGTTAGACATCACGCAATTTTCTCGACCTGTGCCGACTATGATGGGAGATCACATGGGACAAGGGCACATGAGAATGTCCTCTGGGGTAAAAAGCACTAATAATACGTCAGGTGTGAAATCTGCCGAGCATGTCCTGCCTGTGGCAATTGTTGGGGAGAGCAAGAAATCTGATACAATTGCAGAAACTCAAAGGGAGATGTTGGAGACAAAGTCATTTGTGGGATCTAACGCTTCAGAGACTGTGATGTTAACTAGTGGACTTGCAAATTATCATGCTGCTAATTTGCCTCCCTTCCCGGCTGAAAAGCCTGTAGCAGTTGGTGATGAGCCTAATGTTGCAACCATTTGTGGAAAAGATGCTGATACAACTCCCTCCATACTAGTAGAGAGTTATGGTGACAAAAACCAAAATTCTGTTGGAACTGATGCTCATGTTGATCATGGTGTTCAGATACCGACAAGCAGTGTGCAAAATAAAGATTGCTCAGATAAAGGCCCTGTTACTGCAGCTAATACTCCAGGTGGAATTGATGCTTTCTTGGATCTTTGGGATGCTAccaatgaattttattttgatatccACTATGCTAAACGGAAAGAGGTGAATTCTGTGGTGCAATTTGAGATATGTGGTTTAGCAGTATGTTGGGAAAATTCACCAGTATACTATGTTAATCTTCCCAAGGATCTAATGAGGACCATTGAGACAAAAAGCAGTTACTTATCAACATCATCTACTGCAAATGAAAGTTCACTTCAGCATGCTCGGTTGGAAAGCATCAAAATACGGTGGAATAGGATCTGTGGTATAATGGGAAAAAGATCTGTCCGAAAATTTACGTGGAATTTGAAAGTTCAGATTCAGGTTTTCAGGAATTCTGCAGTTTCTATACAGAGAATTAGTCGTCCATATCTTGCAGGGAAAGATATGGGTCCTGAAATTATAGATAACTCATACTTGGTGTTGCCACCTGTTGATGTGAATGATGGAATTGATATTTGTGTTGTAGCATGGATTTTGTGGCCTGATGAGGAGAGAAGCTCTTGTCCAAACCTGGAAAAG GAAGTCAAGAAAAGGTTACCAAGTGAGGTGGCCGCAGCTGCTCATCGTTGTGGCAGGTGGAAGAATCAAATGAGAAAATCTGCACATGATGGTTGCTGTCGACGGGTGGCGCAGACGAGATCACTACGTTCTGTTCTGTGGAAATTACTTATTGATGAAGAGCTGTTCGAACCACTTATGATGATTGAAGTTCCACTG GTTAAAGTTCTTGCAGACATGGAGCTCTGGGGAATAGGTGTTGATCTGGAGGGGTGCCTTCAGGCACATAATATTTTGGGGCAAAAGTTAAGGCATCTTGAGAAGGAAGCTTATAGACTGGCTGGGGTTACATTCTCACTCTATGCAGCTGCAGATATTGCAAATGTCCTCTATAGACATCTAAAATTGCCTGTACCCGAAGTAAGTGGGAAAGGAAAACAACATCCAAGTACGGACAAGCACTGTTTGGATTTATTAAG GAATGAGCATCCTATTATTCCCATCATCAAAGAGCATAGAACGTTGGCGAAGCTTCGGAACTGTACGCTTGGATCAATTTGTTCCCTTTCCAGGCTTTCTACAAGTACTCAGAAGTACACACTCCATGGCCACTGGCTACAGACGTCAACAGCAACTGGACGGCTATCAATGGAAGAGCCTAATCTTCAG TGTGTTGAGCATATGGTTGAATTCAAGATGAATACAGATAAGACTGCAGTTGAAGATGGTGCGGATCATCACAGGATCAATGCTCGAGAGTTCATCATCCCGACTCAG GAGAACTGGTTGTTATTAACTGCAGATTATTCTCAGATTGAACTACGGTTGATGGCACATTTCTCTGAAGACGCTTTTCTGATTGAACTGCTGAGCAAGCCTGATGGGGATGTCTTTAAAATGATAGCAGCTCGATGGACGGGGAAGACAATAGATGCTGTTAGCTCCCAGGAACGTGATCAAACAAAACGTATGGTCTACGGCATTATTTATGGAATGGGTGCTAAGACCTTAGCTGAGCAATTGGATTGCACCCCTGATGAAGCCACAGAAAAAATTCAAAGCTTTAAAGCTAGCTTTCCTGGTGTTGCTTCTTGGCTTCGTGAGGCAGTCTCATCTTGCCGTCAGAAAGG GTATGTGGAGActttgaagggaagaaaacgTTTCCtgtctaaaataaaatttggaaatagcaaagaaaaatcaaaggcTCAGAGGCAAGCTGTAAATTCAATTTGTCAG GGATCTGCGGCTGACATAATCAAGATAGCAATGATGAATATTCACTCAGTAATACTTGGAGTTGAATTTGACTCTAGCTTTCTGCCTGAGACGAATTTTCACATGCTGAAGGGCCAGTGTCGAATTCTGTTGCAG GTCCATGATGAATTAGTTCTTGAAGTCGATCCTACTGTTCTAAAGGATGCTGCCCTACTGCTGCAAAGGAGCATGGAAAATGCTGTCTCACTTCGAG TTCCTTTGAATGTCAAATTGAAAGTTGGGAGAACTTGGGGTTCTTTGGAGCCTTTTTGTACAGAAAATCCAGAGCAAGTTGTAGTCGGTGGTTCTTAG